Within Mongoliitalea daihaiensis, the genomic segment AAAGAAAGGAAGACAAATAGCTGCTTTTTCATAGTCTGGGTAAAACTGGAAGATTATCTAGAAAAGTGATCATTCAATCACTTATTCACCACTTCAATTTCGGGGTTAATTTTCAATAAATCAGCGATCAACTCATCATTATTTTCGGGGGCAATGTAGATTTCATCAAATCGATTGAAATAAATGACAATTCCTTTGGTCGCTAAAGCAGGCTTTATACCCGTAAAATTCGTGACATCTTTACTTGCTTTTGTAATTTCTTGAATATCAATTTGCCCTTTTAAAAATGCGGAGCGATAATAAAAAACACCTTCTACTATTCGATAAGAAGTATCAATATAGAGCCAAAGGACAATAGCAAAAGGTAACGCCAATATGAAAAACCCAAGAAGCATACGTAAAAGATTTTCAGCATTATAAAAGCCTCCAATAAATGGTAAAAATGCTGTAAGGATTACTAATCCTGTAATAAGTTTTCCTTTGCGGGCTTTGTATATTTTCATAGGATAGTCTGATAAATTCAAATTAAACAGGAAATTTCCCTTAAAAACACGTATATTTACCTAACCATTAACACGTGTATTTATGAGTACTAAATTAACACTTACAATTGATAAATCAGTTATTGAATCTGCCAAATCGTATGCAAAAGATCAAGGGAAAAGTCTTTCTCAAGTGATAGAAAATTATTTAAAATCGCTGACTGATGAAAGCCAACCAAAGGAAATTTCAGCAAACGTGAAAAAATT encodes:
- a CDS encoding DUF6364 family protein — its product is MSTKLTLTIDKSVIESAKSYAKDQGKSLSQVIENYLKSLTDESQPKEISANVKKLIGSIKLPEDFDYKKELEEAVAKKYLNQ
- a CDS encoding PH domain-containing protein: MKIYKARKGKLITGLVILTAFLPFIGGFYNAENLLRMLLGFFILALPFAIVLWLYIDTSYRIVEGVFYYRSAFLKGQIDIQEITKASKDVTNFTGIKPALATKGIVIYFNRFDEIYIAPENNDELIADLLKINPEIEVVNK